Proteins encoded within one genomic window of Corynebacterium aurimucosum:
- the ctaE gene encoding aa3-type cytochrome oxidase subunit III, translating into MTSVVSNQGMAAPRVAALNRPNMVSVGTIVFLSQELMFFAGLFAMWFTSRANGQEGDWAEHTAHINVPMGFLITSVLVLSSVTSQFGVFAAERGDVYKLRLWYSVTIALGVVFLGIMAFEWTELIMAGLTVQSSVFGSVFYILTGFHAAHVTAGLIAFGIILARIARSKFTPAQATAAMAVSYYWHFVDVVWIGVFVVIYLVQ; encoded by the coding sequence GTGACGAGCGTAGTTTCTAACCAAGGTATGGCAGCACCACGTGTTGCCGCGCTGAACCGACCCAACATGGTCAGCGTCGGCACCATCGTGTTCCTGTCTCAGGAATTGATGTTCTTTGCTGGACTGTTCGCGATGTGGTTCACCTCGCGTGCGAACGGCCAGGAGGGTGACTGGGCAGAGCACACGGCGCACATCAACGTGCCCATGGGCTTCCTCATTACGAGTGTCCTGGTTCTTTCCTCCGTGACCTCTCAGTTCGGCGTGTTTGCAGCAGAAAGGGGTGACGTTTACAAGCTCCGACTCTGGTACTCGGTAACCATCGCGTTGGGTGTTGTCTTCTTGGGCATCATGGCGTTCGAGTGGACAGAGTTGATCATGGCAGGTCTCACTGTTCAGTCCAGTGTCTTCGGATCGGTCTTCTACATCCTGACCGGTTTCCACGCGGCACACGTGACTGCGGGTCTGATCGCCTTCGGAATTATCTTGGCGCGCATTGCTCGCTCCAAGTTCACGCCTGCACAGGCCACCGCGGCAATGGCAGTGTCTTACTACTGGCACTTCGTTGACGTTGTGTGGATTGGCGTGTTCGTAGTCATCTACCTAGTTCAGTAG
- a CDS encoding C40 family peptidase: MSRRGLACAVAALALSTVPVAFLSPSAMSQEVSPEQQESTPQAQEPEDLPGLIERMADVAQRVSAKGEEVKGLEDELAESEKAIEELDRKAEEAHRSSEDASAAVAAQQERIDALAQKRYRRNAASTSVSAALNANDVASAVERMGYLGALSKAAKREEVAMVAASAAADDAHQEAVDAAAEARRKRDELQEQRDTVLKEKAELEEQQKELEATVDGLSPEAREAWIQHFGGSSGLDLAALADGSGSAAVEAALTRIGAPYGWGATGPDAFDCSGLMVWSYQQMGKSIPRTSQAQLAGGTPVPMDQLQPGDIVGYYPGVTHVGMYIGDGQVVHASTYGVPVAVVPLNSMPVQGAVRY; encoded by the coding sequence ATGTCGCGTCGTGGCCTTGCGTGTGCGGTCGCTGCACTTGCCTTGAGCACCGTTCCAGTAGCCTTCCTTTCACCATCGGCTATGTCCCAGGAGGTTTCTCCGGAGCAGCAAGAAAGCACCCCGCAAGCGCAGGAGCCTGAAGATCTCCCTGGCCTCATTGAGCGTATGGCGGACGTCGCCCAGCGCGTGTCTGCCAAGGGTGAAGAGGTCAAGGGGCTTGAGGATGAGCTCGCCGAGTCGGAGAAGGCCATTGAAGAGTTGGACCGCAAGGCCGAGGAAGCGCACCGCAGTTCCGAGGACGCCTCCGCGGCGGTAGCTGCGCAACAGGAACGCATCGATGCGCTCGCGCAAAAGCGTTATCGCAGGAATGCTGCATCGACCTCAGTTTCGGCTGCTCTTAACGCCAATGACGTCGCCAGCGCGGTCGAGCGCATGGGCTACCTGGGCGCGTTGTCCAAGGCTGCGAAACGTGAAGAAGTTGCGATGGTAGCTGCCTCTGCCGCCGCAGATGATGCGCACCAGGAAGCTGTCGATGCTGCCGCGGAAGCCCGCCGCAAGCGTGATGAATTGCAGGAACAGCGGGATACTGTTCTCAAGGAAAAGGCCGAGCTGGAGGAACAACAGAAGGAACTAGAAGCCACCGTTGATGGCCTCAGCCCCGAAGCGCGGGAGGCGTGGATCCAGCACTTCGGCGGGTCTTCCGGTCTTGACTTAGCCGCGTTGGCTGATGGCTCTGGCTCCGCCGCCGTCGAGGCCGCTCTTACCCGCATCGGCGCTCCCTATGGGTGGGGTGCTACCGGTCCCGATGCCTTTGACTGTTCGGGTCTCATGGTGTGGAGCTACCAACAGATGGGCAAGAGCATTCCACGTACCTCCCAGGCGCAGCTTGCCGGTGGCACTCCAGTGCCGATGGATCAGCTGCAGCCAGGGGACATCGTGGGCTACTATCCCGGCGTGACCCACGTGGGAATGTATATCGGGGATGGCCAAGTGGTTCACGCCTCCACCTATGGTGTGCCCGTGGCCGTGGTGCCGCTTAATTCCATGCCCGTCCAAGGCGCCGTTCGTTACTAG
- the qcrB gene encoding cytochrome bc1 complex cytochrome b subunit produces MSNKLAQMGNNMDERYSAAGVLRTQLNKVFPTHWSFMLGEMALYSFIILVLTGIYLALFFDPSITKVIYDGGYTPLNGVEMSRAYATALDISFEVRGGLFVRQMHHWAALMFMMSMIAHMLRIFFTGAFRRPREANWIIGCALILLGMVEGFLGYSLPDDLLSGVGLRIMSAIILGLPIIGTWLHWAIFGGDFPSDLMLDRFYILHVLVIPGIILGLIAAHLIMVWFQKHTQFPGPGRAENNVVGVRIMPVFATKAIGMGMMVAGVLALISGLMTINAIWNLGPYNPSQVSAGSQPDIYMLWTDGVARVMPAWELYIGNYTIPSAFWVALLCGLMVVLLFAYPFIEKKLTGDDAHHNLLQRPRDVPVRSAIGAAAIVFFLLVTLSGGNDHVAHFFQISLNAMTWVGRIGLIVLPPIAYFMTYRICVGLQRSDREVLEHGIETGVIKQLPNGAFIEVHQPLGPVDDHGHPIPLEYAGAQVPKQLNQLGLADSETQGIFSTDDPAIVSRVNEIRHENHAEETEMFRQLNEANRRDDEENGRI; encoded by the coding sequence ATGAGTAACAAACTTGCACAGATGGGTAACAACATGGACGAGCGGTACTCCGCCGCCGGCGTCCTGCGTACCCAGCTCAACAAAGTCTTTCCCACTCACTGGTCCTTCATGCTCGGTGAGATGGCACTGTACAGCTTCATCATCTTGGTGCTGACCGGCATCTACTTGGCGCTGTTCTTCGATCCTTCCATCACGAAGGTCATCTACGACGGCGGCTACACTCCGCTGAACGGCGTCGAGATGTCCCGTGCTTATGCAACGGCTCTGGATATTTCCTTTGAGGTGCGCGGCGGCCTGTTCGTTCGCCAGATGCACCACTGGGCAGCACTCATGTTCATGATGTCCATGATTGCCCACATGCTGCGTATTTTCTTCACCGGTGCGTTCCGCCGCCCGCGTGAGGCCAACTGGATTATCGGTTGCGCTCTGATCCTGCTGGGCATGGTCGAGGGCTTCCTCGGTTACTCCCTCCCGGATGACCTGCTCTCCGGTGTTGGTCTGCGAATCATGTCCGCCATCATCCTGGGTCTGCCGATCATCGGTACCTGGCTGCACTGGGCCATCTTCGGTGGCGACTTCCCGTCCGACCTGATGCTGGACCGCTTCTACATCCTGCACGTGCTGGTTATCCCGGGCATCATCCTGGGTCTCATCGCAGCGCACCTCATCATGGTCTGGTTCCAGAAGCACACCCAGTTCCCTGGACCGGGTCGCGCTGAGAACAACGTTGTCGGTGTCCGCATTATGCCGGTCTTCGCCACGAAGGCCATCGGCATGGGCATGATGGTTGCCGGCGTGCTGGCTCTTATCTCCGGTCTGATGACGATTAACGCCATCTGGAACCTTGGCCCGTACAACCCGTCCCAGGTCTCCGCTGGTTCCCAGCCGGATATCTACATGCTGTGGACTGACGGTGTTGCTCGTGTCATGCCGGCATGGGAGCTCTACATCGGCAACTACACCATTCCGTCTGCATTCTGGGTCGCACTGCTCTGTGGCCTGATGGTTGTCCTGCTCTTCGCCTACCCCTTCATTGAGAAGAAGCTGACGGGCGACGACGCTCACCACAACCTTCTGCAGCGCCCGCGTGACGTTCCGGTTCGCTCCGCTATCGGTGCGGCTGCCATCGTCTTCTTCCTGCTGGTAACGCTGTCTGGTGGTAACGACCACGTGGCACACTTCTTCCAGATCTCGCTGAATGCGATGACCTGGGTTGGCCGTATCGGTCTGATTGTCCTGCCGCCGATTGCATACTTCATGACCTACCGCATCTGCGTTGGTCTGCAGCGCTCCGACCGCGAGGTGCTGGAGCACGGTATTGAGACCGGCGTTATTAAGCAGCTGCCGAACGGTGCCTTCATCGAGGTTCACCAGCCGCTCGGCCCGGTCGATGACCACGGCCACCCGATTCCGCTCGAGTACGCTGGCGCCCAGGTTCCGAAGCAGCTTAACCAGCTTGGTCTGGCTGACTCCGAAACGCAGGGTATCTTCTCCACCGATGACCCGGCTATCGTGTCCCGCGTCAACGAGATTCGCCACGAGAACCACGCTGAGGAGACGGAGATGTTCCGTCAGCTCAACGAGGCTAACCGTCGCGATGACGAGGAGAATGGCCGCATCTAG
- a CDS encoding ROK family protein — protein MLEHFPSAEGGHAGLTIGFDIGGTNLRAAVIDPSGEIVDSLSVPTATDAQTLEDDIVRCVDNLAASHDIEAVGLALAGFLDPECEVVRFAPHLPWRDAPVREILSNRMDIPVRLEHDANSAAWGEWRFGAGRGAKDWVFFAVGTGIGATLFTNGTIYRGAFGTAPEFGHLVVSPGGRLCSCGKRGCLERYASGTALPDTCEELRGDYDTALPLNPSGEEITAAARQGDPLGLAVMENFGQWLGQGLSMVADVLDPELIVIGGGVSQDADLYLDQARESMASQIVGAGHRPLARVATAKLGSAAGMIGVADLARQEHRG, from the coding sequence ATGCTTGAACACTTTCCCTCCGCTGAAGGCGGCCACGCTGGCCTCACCATCGGGTTCGATATCGGTGGAACCAACCTGCGTGCTGCGGTGATTGATCCCTCCGGAGAGATTGTGGATTCGCTGAGTGTGCCCACCGCCACGGATGCGCAAACACTCGAAGATGACATCGTGCGCTGCGTAGACAATCTGGCCGCATCCCATGACATCGAGGCCGTGGGGCTTGCTCTCGCAGGCTTTTTGGATCCCGAGTGTGAAGTCGTTCGTTTCGCACCGCATTTGCCGTGGCGTGATGCCCCAGTACGCGAGATCCTCAGCAACCGTATGGACATCCCGGTTCGCCTAGAACACGATGCTAACTCGGCTGCTTGGGGGGAATGGCGCTTCGGTGCTGGACGGGGTGCGAAGGACTGGGTCTTTTTTGCCGTGGGAACCGGCATTGGTGCCACGCTTTTTACTAACGGCACAATCTACCGAGGAGCTTTCGGTACCGCACCAGAGTTTGGGCACCTTGTCGTGTCACCGGGTGGGCGCCTGTGCTCCTGCGGCAAGCGTGGTTGCCTCGAGCGTTACGCCTCCGGCACCGCATTGCCGGATACCTGCGAGGAATTGCGCGGCGACTATGATACCGCCCTTCCGCTAAACCCCTCCGGCGAGGAGATCACCGCTGCGGCTCGACAAGGTGATCCACTGGGATTGGCCGTCATGGAGAACTTCGGCCAGTGGCTCGGGCAGGGGTTGTCCATGGTGGCAGATGTGCTCGATCCAGAGCTGATTGTAATCGGCGGCGGGGTGTCCCAGGACGCGGATCTTTACCTAGATCAAGCGCGGGAGTCCATGGCTAGCCAGATTGTCGGGGCCGGTCACAGGCCCCTGGCCCGAGTCGCAACCGCGAAGTTGGGTTCGGCGGCAGGTATGATCGGAGTCGCTGATCTCGCCCGCCAGGAGCACCGAGGTTAA
- the qcrC gene encoding cytochrome bc1 complex diheme cytochrome c subunit translates to MMDNIQQPAAVEDTTAAAKKTRRRRKAKRTLAGVFALSIGLTGAGVLASALTPDAQVATAAKDDQALVQEGKDIYEVACITCHGANLQGIQDRGPSLVGIGAGSVYFQVHSGRMPMMSNDAQAERKTPRYTEQQTLALAAYVAANGGGADIVYDEDGSVAQESLRGANYNGQIQAEDVAKGSELFRMNCASCHNFTGRGGALSSGKFAPPLDPANEQEIYQAMLTGPQNMPKFSDRQLTADEKKDIIAYLKSAKETPSPAGWSLGGLGPVAEGLAMWIIGISLLCVAAMWIGSRS, encoded by the coding sequence ATGATGGATAACATCCAGCAGCCCGCCGCAGTGGAAGACACCACTGCCGCGGCTAAGAAGACCCGCCGTCGCCGCAAGGCGAAGCGCACGCTTGCTGGCGTCTTTGCATTGAGCATCGGGCTCACCGGCGCAGGTGTCTTGGCTTCCGCCCTGACCCCTGACGCACAGGTGGCCACCGCCGCAAAGGATGACCAGGCACTCGTTCAAGAGGGCAAGGACATCTACGAAGTCGCTTGTATCACCTGCCACGGTGCGAACCTGCAGGGTATCCAGGACCGTGGTCCTTCCCTCGTTGGTATTGGCGCCGGCTCCGTGTACTTCCAGGTTCACTCCGGCCGTATGCCGATGATGTCCAACGACGCTCAGGCCGAGCGCAAGACTCCGCGCTACACCGAGCAGCAGACCCTGGCGCTTGCCGCCTACGTCGCTGCCAACGGTGGCGGTGCCGACATCGTCTACGACGAGGATGGCTCCGTTGCGCAGGAGTCCCTGCGTGGCGCTAACTACAACGGCCAGATCCAGGCCGAGGACGTAGCAAAGGGCTCCGAGCTCTTCCGTATGAACTGCGCGTCCTGCCACAACTTCACCGGTAGGGGAGGCGCTCTTTCCTCCGGTAAGTTCGCGCCGCCGCTCGACCCGGCCAACGAGCAGGAGATCTACCAGGCAATGCTGACCGGTCCGCAGAACATGCCTAAGTTCTCTGACCGTCAGCTGACCGCAGATGAGAAGAAGGACATCATCGCCTACCTCAAGTCTGCGAAGGAAACCCCGTCTCCGGCTGGTTGGTCGCTCGGCGGCCTCGGTCCGGTGGCTGAGGGCCTGGCAATGTGGATCATCGGCATCAGCCTTCTGTGCGTTGCCGCTATGTGGATTGGATCTCGCTCATGA
- a CDS encoding C40 family peptidase, which yields MAKHRRQGNLNTRRIASTAAIAATAAVVTPAAANAAEVVVPNTDIRFDVAGLESVPNIQQLPNVDRYIPAFKANQGGGYAAAVETPAAAAPAPAPSQSVGEKVLAAARSAIGSPYVYGANGPSAFDCSGLTSWAYQQAGVSIPRTSQAQASAGTPVSLDALQPGDIIVYYSGASHVGIYAGNGTIIDALNSGTPVGERSLHYMPIHSAVRF from the coding sequence GTGGCTAAGCACCGTCGTCAGGGCAACCTGAACACCCGTCGCATTGCATCCACCGCTGCTATCGCAGCAACCGCAGCGGTTGTCACCCCGGCAGCCGCCAACGCCGCCGAGGTTGTCGTCCCGAACACCGACATCCGCTTCGACGTTGCCGGCCTGGAGAGCGTCCCGAACATTCAGCAGCTGCCGAACGTTGACCGCTACATCCCGGCTTTCAAGGCTAACCAGGGTGGCGGCTACGCCGCTGCTGTTGAGACCCCGGCCGCCGCAGCCCCGGCCCCGGCACCGTCCCAGTCTGTTGGTGAGAAGGTGCTCGCAGCCGCTCGTTCCGCAATCGGTTCCCCGTACGTCTACGGTGCTAATGGTCCGAGCGCCTTCGATTGCTCTGGTCTGACATCCTGGGCCTACCAGCAGGCTGGCGTGTCCATCCCGCGCACCTCCCAGGCGCAGGCTTCCGCCGGTACCCCGGTGTCCCTCGATGCGCTGCAGCCGGGCGACATCATCGTGTACTACTCCGGTGCATCCCACGTCGGCATCTACGCTGGCAATGGCACCATCATTGACGCTCTGAACTCCGGCACCCCGGTGGGCGAGCGCTCCCTGCACTACATGCCGATTCACTCCGCAGTTCGCTTCTAA
- the ctaF gene encoding aa3-type cytochrome oxidase subunit IV, producing the protein MRATSKVFYSIATYLFVSLIVYIIGVNYVKDDGYMYGTEWVGIVGMVLAMLLCLMLGGYLHFTDNRSDIAPEDWEEAETEDAAGILGFFSPSSIWPLCMTGSIAVLGLGVIFLYFWMIILGAVLLVTSVTGLSLQYGLPKEKH; encoded by the coding sequence ATGCGTGCAACATCTAAGGTCTTTTATTCCATCGCGACTTACCTCTTCGTGTCGCTCATCGTCTACATCATTGGCGTTAACTACGTCAAGGATGATGGCTACATGTACGGCACCGAGTGGGTCGGCATCGTGGGCATGGTCCTCGCTATGCTGCTCTGCCTCATGCTGGGTGGCTACCTGCACTTCACCGATAACCGTTCCGACATCGCGCCGGAAGATTGGGAAGAAGCGGAGACTGAAGACGCAGCTGGTATTCTCGGCTTCTTCTCTCCCAGCTCCATCTGGCCGCTGTGCATGACCGGTTCAATCGCAGTTCTTGGTCTAGGCGTTATCTTCCTCTACTTCTGGATGATCATTTTGGGCGCAGTCCTGCTGGTCACCTCCGTGACCGGCCTGTCTCTGCAGTATGGCCTTCCGAAGGAAAAGCACTAA
- a CDS encoding glycosyltransferase 87 family protein produces MKKALSSPFLPLIIAGLAALPWIIQPAALFSDGSVLPYYHVDLDVYREGGRALLRGENLYTQSYVLDNGVSLPFTYPPFAAVLFATVSWIPLWLLSLLLTAASVAALWGCLYAVLSRSCTTHRPGWWSSWALCVCLLCEPVIDTLSFGQVNLLLTAMVVVDCLLLNSRSPWRGALSGVAMAIKLTPAVFLAVFVIRREWRAFTTALGSFTVCGVVGHFASPASSTVYWSDTIRDSSRIGALAYSSNQSLRGLLSRVIPEQATALWVVGCLIIVATLWWVMERTSSQIELLLLASSAALLCSPVSWSHHFTWLCLAAVYLTARRRWFIASLTWLVLLARGHWLVPHGEQLELTWSWWQQIPGNDYFLLVVFLVALSCWLKLTPAEEGSFFRRLAPIGGGVSVQPKTGTLPRAHRAKDATAQ; encoded by the coding sequence CTACCGTGGATTATCCAGCCTGCAGCGTTATTCAGCGACGGCTCCGTGCTTCCCTATTACCACGTTGACCTCGATGTATATCGTGAAGGAGGGCGCGCGCTGCTGCGCGGAGAGAATCTCTACACGCAAAGCTATGTACTCGACAACGGCGTCTCACTGCCCTTTACGTACCCGCCTTTTGCCGCAGTGCTCTTTGCCACGGTGTCGTGGATACCGCTGTGGCTACTCTCACTTCTCCTCACTGCGGCATCGGTGGCAGCGCTCTGGGGCTGCCTCTACGCCGTCCTTTCTCGGAGTTGCACCACTCACAGGCCCGGCTGGTGGTCTTCGTGGGCGCTCTGTGTGTGTCTGCTGTGCGAGCCCGTTATCGATACTCTCAGCTTCGGCCAAGTCAATCTCCTGTTGACAGCGATGGTCGTTGTCGATTGCCTGCTGCTGAACTCGCGGAGCCCGTGGCGTGGGGCCCTTAGCGGCGTGGCTATGGCTATCAAACTGACCCCGGCGGTCTTCCTTGCGGTCTTTGTCATCCGCCGCGAGTGGCGTGCTTTCACTACGGCCCTAGGTTCCTTTACGGTCTGCGGCGTGGTGGGCCACTTCGCTTCACCGGCAAGCTCCACGGTGTATTGGAGCGATACCATCCGGGATTCCTCCCGCATCGGCGCACTGGCCTACTCCAGCAACCAATCCCTCCGGGGCCTGCTCAGCCGCGTCATCCCTGAGCAGGCAACAGCCCTCTGGGTAGTCGGGTGCCTCATCATCGTGGCGACGTTGTGGTGGGTCATGGAGCGCACATCCTCACAGATTGAGCTTCTGCTGCTAGCCTCGTCGGCAGCGCTGCTGTGTTCACCTGTCTCGTGGTCGCACCACTTCACGTGGCTGTGCTTGGCGGCGGTGTATCTGACTGCCCGCCGCCGCTGGTTCATTGCCAGCCTCACATGGCTAGTTCTTCTAGCCCGCGGTCACTGGCTTGTCCCCCACGGTGAGCAACTCGAACTGACGTGGTCGTGGTGGCAGCAGATTCCGGGCAATGACTACTTCTTGCTTGTCGTATTCCTCGTTGCGTTGAGCTGCTGGCTCAAACTCACACCTGCGGAGGAAGGTTCCTTCTTCCGCCGACTGGCTCCAATCGGCGGTGGGGTCAGCGTCCAGCCCAAGACGGGTACCTTGCCTAGGGCCCATAGGGCCAAGGACGCAACAGCGCAATAG
- the qcrA gene encoding cytochrome bc1 complex Rieske iron-sulfur subunit, which translates to MSNVKKNYSRKELDAMSNDELAALGTELDDVTVAFRKERFPVEGDPAEKRAAGNVTFWLIISVLMGIAFLGVYLFWPWEYKMLGEDGLWWHTLYTPLLGLTSGLCILGLGFAIVQYVKKILPEEISVQRRHDGPSDEVDRRTLTALLNDSWTTSTLGRRKTIKGLLGGAGVLFGLTVIAPLAGAINNPWKKRHDLDYTGDGTLWTSGWTMHEKGVKLYLARDTGTIAEMHEGESGSHYTTRGVTRLVRVRPEDLAAGGMETVFPLAAEDVNDGAEYSEDKDVYTNHMHSIHGNRNAVMLIRLRNDDAKKAIERKGQEDFHYGDYYAYSKICTHIGCPTSLYEAQTNRILCPCHQSQFDALHYGKPVFGPAARALPQLPIDVDEEGYLIAKGNFIEPVGPAFWERKS; encoded by the coding sequence ATGAGCAACGTAAAGAAGAATTACTCTCGTAAAGAGCTCGATGCTATGAGCAATGACGAGCTCGCAGCGCTCGGTACCGAGCTGGATGATGTCACCGTCGCATTCCGCAAGGAGCGCTTCCCAGTCGAGGGCGATCCCGCTGAGAAGCGCGCTGCTGGCAATGTCACCTTCTGGCTGATCATCTCCGTCCTGATGGGTATCGCTTTCCTCGGCGTGTACCTCTTCTGGCCGTGGGAGTACAAGATGTTGGGTGAGGATGGCCTGTGGTGGCACACCCTGTACACCCCGCTGCTTGGCCTGACCTCTGGTCTGTGCATCCTGGGCCTGGGCTTTGCCATTGTTCAGTACGTCAAGAAGATTCTCCCCGAGGAGATTTCCGTTCAGCGTCGTCACGATGGCCCCTCTGATGAGGTTGACCGTCGCACGCTGACCGCGCTGCTGAATGATTCCTGGACCACCTCGACTCTGGGTCGTCGTAAGACCATCAAGGGTCTGCTCGGTGGTGCCGGCGTTCTCTTCGGCCTGACCGTTATCGCTCCGCTCGCCGGCGCTATCAACAACCCGTGGAAGAAGCGCCACGACTTGGACTACACCGGTGATGGCACCCTGTGGACCTCCGGCTGGACCATGCACGAGAAGGGCGTCAAGCTCTATCTCGCTCGCGACACCGGTACCATCGCAGAGATGCACGAGGGTGAGTCCGGCTCTCACTACACCACGCGCGGCGTCACCCGCCTGGTGCGTGTTCGCCCGGAGGATCTCGCTGCCGGTGGTATGGAGACTGTCTTCCCGCTGGCTGCTGAGGATGTCAATGATGGTGCGGAGTACTCCGAGGACAAGGACGTCTACACCAACCACATGCACTCCATCCATGGCAACCGTAACGCCGTGATGCTCATCCGCCTGCGCAACGATGACGCCAAGAAGGCCATCGAGCGCAAGGGACAGGAAGACTTCCACTACGGCGATTACTACGCCTACTCCAAGATTTGTACCCACATTGGTTGCCCGACCTCGTTGTACGAGGCTCAGACCAACCGCATTCTTTGCCCGTGCCACCAGTCGCAGTTCGATGCTCTGCACTACGGCAAGCCGGTCTTCGGCCCGGCCGCCCGTGCGCTGCCGCAGCTGCCGATTGACGTGGACGAAGAGGGCTACCTCATTGCTAAGGGCAACTTCATCGAGCCCGTCGGACCTGCATTCTGGGAGCGTAAGTCATAA
- a CDS encoding glycosyltransferase family 4 protein: MARTLLVTNDFPPTIGGIQSYLRDFLANLNPQDVVVFASTQDSDAAAEYDATLPYTVVRWPRSIMLPTPATARRMQQLIRENNIGTVWFGAAAPLALMAPSARAAGASRIVATTHGHEVGWSMLPLARQALRRIGQNADVITYISEYTRNRLEPAFGTRAQWVHLPSAVNLEDFTPATTEEKQAAREHFGLGPGPVIVCISRLVPRKGQDQLLRAMPEVRARIPDAQLLIIGRGRYESTVRELARLYCPDALVQEARDTAELRMALHAADVFAMPARTRGGGLDVEGLGIVYLEAQAAGLPVVAGDSGGAPETVTPETGIVVRGSSVPELELALCTLLGDVPGAHRMGEAGRRHVEEHWTWEIMGARLREVLECDRGQDAVYPTSHA; the protein is encoded by the coding sequence ATGGCGCGCACCCTCCTCGTTACCAATGACTTCCCGCCTACTATTGGCGGGATTCAGTCCTATCTTCGAGATTTTCTAGCCAACCTCAACCCGCAGGATGTCGTGGTCTTCGCCTCGACTCAAGATAGTGACGCTGCCGCGGAGTATGACGCGACGCTGCCCTATACCGTGGTCCGCTGGCCACGCAGCATTATGTTGCCGACGCCCGCCACAGCTCGTCGTATGCAGCAGCTCATTCGTGAAAACAACATTGGGACAGTCTGGTTTGGTGCTGCAGCTCCGCTGGCGCTTATGGCGCCGTCCGCGCGTGCGGCTGGGGCAAGCCGCATTGTGGCAACGACGCACGGGCATGAGGTGGGGTGGTCCATGCTTCCCTTGGCGCGGCAAGCCTTGCGCAGAATCGGTCAGAATGCCGATGTCATCACGTATATCTCTGAGTACACGCGCAACAGGCTCGAGCCCGCGTTCGGCACGCGTGCCCAGTGGGTGCACCTGCCCTCGGCGGTCAACCTAGAGGATTTCACCCCGGCTACTACGGAAGAGAAACAAGCAGCACGGGAGCACTTCGGGCTAGGCCCAGGCCCGGTCATCGTCTGTATCTCCCGCCTGGTCCCGCGGAAAGGCCAAGACCAGCTGCTGCGCGCAATGCCGGAAGTGCGCGCGCGAATTCCAGATGCCCAGTTGCTCATCATCGGGCGCGGTCGTTATGAGTCGACTGTGCGTGAGCTTGCGCGCCTGTACTGCCCGGACGCCTTGGTGCAGGAAGCACGGGATACGGCGGAATTGAGGATGGCGCTACACGCCGCCGACGTGTTTGCCATGCCGGCGCGCACCCGGGGTGGCGGCCTCGACGTCGAAGGCCTGGGAATTGTCTACCTAGAGGCGCAGGCGGCGGGCCTACCAGTCGTTGCAGGGGATTCCGGCGGTGCGCCGGAGACAGTAACGCCGGAGACGGGCATAGTTGTGCGCGGTTCCTCCGTGCCGGAGCTTGAGCTAGCGTTGTGCACGCTGCTTGGCGACGTCCCCGGAGCCCACCGTATGGGGGAAGCTGGACGGCGCCACGTGGAAGAGCATTGGACGTGGGAGATTATGGGCGCACGATTGCGTGAGGTTCTTGAATGTGATCGTGGGCAGGACGCGGTATATCCTACTAGTCATGCTTGA
- a CDS encoding lysophospholipid acyltransferase family protein produces MRNKWYWAFKHIFFGPALRVWNRPWSEGMDRIPESGPAILASSHQAVMDSFYFPLLCPRQITFLAKSEYFTTPGFVGRMQKWFFSSVGQVPIDRVNKDASDAMLASAERIIGRGDLFGIYPEGTRSPDGRIYKGRTGMARIALTTGEKVIPIAMINTRKANPIGSWIPRPVRVGMRVGEPIDPRAWAAERNLDPQDHATARAFTDYVMKQLSELTGEPYVDVYASDVKASLQAGHGYPEGAEPGSEAR; encoded by the coding sequence ATGCGAAACAAGTGGTACTGGGCCTTCAAGCACATCTTTTTCGGCCCGGCCCTTCGAGTGTGGAACCGCCCATGGTCCGAAGGAATGGATCGCATCCCGGAGTCCGGACCGGCTATCTTGGCCTCCTCCCACCAAGCGGTGATGGATTCCTTCTACTTCCCGCTTCTGTGCCCGCGGCAGATTACCTTCTTGGCAAAGAGCGAGTATTTCACTACCCCCGGCTTCGTCGGCCGCATGCAAAAGTGGTTCTTTAGCTCGGTCGGGCAGGTGCCGATTGACCGCGTCAACAAGGACGCTAGTGACGCGATGCTGGCGAGCGCGGAACGCATTATTGGCCGCGGAGATCTTTTTGGCATCTACCCGGAGGGAACTCGCTCACCTGATGGGCGTATCTACAAGGGGCGCACCGGCATGGCGCGCATCGCGCTGACCACGGGTGAAAAGGTCATTCCGATCGCCATGATCAATACCCGGAAGGCCAACCCGATCGGTTCGTGGATTCCGCGCCCAGTTCGCGTCGGCATGCGCGTGGGAGAGCCCATCGACCCCCGAGCATGGGCCGCTGAGCGTAACCTCGACCCGCAAGATCACGCCACCGCTCGTGCCTTTACGGATTACGTGATGAAGCAACTCTCGGAATTGACGGGCGAACCTTATGTCGACGTGTACGCTTCCGATGTCAAGGCTTCCTTGCAAGCCGGACACGGCTACCCGGAAGGGGCCGAGCCCGGTTCGGAGGCGCGGTAA